Proteins co-encoded in one Chaetodon auriga isolate fChaAug3 chromosome 9, fChaAug3.hap1, whole genome shotgun sequence genomic window:
- the gpr137 gene encoding integral membrane protein GPR137, whose amino-acid sequence MEAPVRAAPPPNSSTPSPPIPLRPAVAPSVQLGFTILYTTLYAGLFLVVYVQLWLLYLYRHKRWSYQSVFLFLCLLWAALRTTLFSFYFCNALEANHLPVAVYWLLYCFPVCLQFFTLSLINLYFTQVVLKVREIYSSEVDRGLWLARCMYGTLSALFLSANVVCAALGDRGANVGSGELTWNLVLVRVLVNDLLFILDAVLLAALLLLLTRHSRSTSPYLISKGTTVCRTAALGAAVILLFASRACYNLTVLVLSQSHRVESFNFDWYNVSDQADLRSELGDRGYLAFGAILLIWELLPTSLLILIFRVRRPTQETSSMAVNNRALPRPYFFDDPQGSDEDAPVPWARGSHPHTSWYGSETAPLLFTTNPPDQSHQHHSFYSTPQN is encoded by the exons ATGGAAGCTCCAGTCAGAGCTGCACCTCCTCCCAACTCCTCCACCCCATCTCCCCCGATCCCCCTGCGCCCGGCCGTCGCCCCCTCAGTCCAGCTTGGCTTCACAATCCTCTACACCACGCTGTACGCCGGACTGTTCCTGGTGGTGTATGTCCAGCTCTGGCTTCTCTACCTCTACAGACACAAAAGATGGAGCTACCAGAGTGtctttctgttcctctgccTGCTCTGGGCTGCCCTTCGCACCACCCTGTTCTCCTTTTACTTCTGTAATGCTCTGGAGGCCAACCACCTACCCGTGGCAGTGTACTGGCTGCTCTACTgcttccctgtctgtctgcagttctTCACTCTCAGCCTTATTAACCTGTATTTCACCCAG GTGGTGCTCAAAGTGAGAGAGATTTATAGCTCAGAAGTGGACAGAGGACT GTGGCTGGCACGGTGCATGTACGGCACACTGAGCGCCTTGTTCCTCTCTGCCAATGTGGTCTGTGCGGCTCTCGGGGACAGAGGTGCTAATGTTGGGTCAGGGGAGCTGACCTGGAATCTGGTCCTGGTTCGAGTTCTTGTCAATGACTTGCTCTTCATCCTGGATGCGGTGTTGCTGGCCGCCTTGCTTTTGCTTCTGACCAGACACTCACGCTCCACCAGCCCCTACCTGATCAGCAAG GGGACCACAGTGTGCCGCACAGCTGCACTGGGAGCAGCAGTGATCTTGTTGTTTGCCAGTCGAGCCTGCTACAACCTGACGGTCCTTGTTCTGTCTCAGAGCCACCGCGTGGAGTCATTCAACTTTGACTGGTACAACGTCTCTGACCAG gCTGACTTGCGTAGCGAGCTGGGCGACAGGGGCTACCTAGCCTTCGGCGCCATCCTCCTCATATGGGAGCTGCTCCCGACCAGCTTACTCATCCTCATTTTCAGAGTGCGAAGGCCTACTCAAGAG ACCAGCAGCATGGCCGTCAACAACCGGGCCCTACCTCGTCCATATTTCTTTGATGACCCCCAAGGCAGCGATGAGGATGCGCCTGTCCCATGGGCACGCGGTTCACATCCACACACCAG CTGGTACGGGTCAGAGACCgctcctctgctgttcaccACCAATCCTCCAGACCAGAGCCACCAGCACCATTCATTCTACTCCACCCCCCAGAACTGA
- the syvn1 gene encoding E3 ubiquitin-protein ligase synoviolin has protein sequence MVRAALVTATSLALTGAVVAHAYLLKHQFYPTVVYLTKSSPSMAVLYIQAFVLVFLLGKFMRKVFFGQLRAAEMEHLIERSWYAVTETCLAFTVFRDDFSPRFVALFTLLLFLKCFHWLAEDRVDFMERSPNISWLFHLRVLSLMGLLGVLDFLFVNHACHSIITRGASVQLVFGFEYAILLTMVLTTFIKYLLHTIDLQSENPWDNKAVYMLYTELFTGFIKVLLYIAFMTIMIKVHTFPLFAIRPMYLAMRQFKKAVTDAIMSRRAIRNMNTLYPDATPEDLQASDNVCIICREEMVTGAKKLPCNHIFHSSCLRSWFQRQQTCPTCRMDVLRASNNNQTPAPAQAPPPAPAAPANAPAAPPGNVAPAMLPGFPPGIFPFWGPFPAVPPPPPPAAAAAAPGATDAPQNSTEATQAAGTSQPTSSTADTAAAADAPGSAMPGFPFSFPPPPFPTAPWLPMPPPPPFMSSMPPPPPSLSRLSEEELRELEAEGRRGLEARLQCLQNIHTLLDAAMLNIHHYLSTVATLTPPRAEGSSVEASGTNHAASSSAAGSSSGSPSQEKDSTTSEQVDGATVSSQPADSTSAASDTERHESMDEGVVVLGEDGEPNAAELRRRRLRKLETAAAAAASSSSSSSPPPDN, from the exons ATGGTACGAGCAGCCTTGGTGACTGCCACCAGTCTGGCACTGACTGGGGCTGTGGTGGCACATGCTTACCTCCTCAAACACCAGTTCTACCCAACTGTGGTCTACCTCACCAAGAGCAGCCCCAGCATGGCG GTGTTGTACATTCAGGCCtttgtgttggtgtttctgCTGGGAAAGTTCATGAGGAAGGTCTTTTTTGGACAGCTAAGGGCTGCAGAAATGGAG CATCTCATTGAGCGCTCCTGGTACGCAGTGACCGAGACGTGCCTGGCTTTCACTGTGTTCAGGGATGACTTCTCCCCCCGCTTTGTTGCCCTCTTTACCCTCCTGCTCTTCCTTAAGTGCTTCCACTGGCTGGCTGAGGACCGGGTGGACTTT ATGGAACGGAGTCCAAACATATCTTGGCTTTTTCACCTGAGGGTGTTAT CTCTCATGGGACTACTGGGTGTCctggacttcctgtttgtcaacCATGCCTGTCACAGCATCATTACCCGAGGAGCCTCAGTGCAGCTAGTTTTTGGATTTGAG TATGCCATCCTGCTGACCATGGTGCTGACGACCTTCATTAAATACCTTCTGCACACTATTGACCTGCAGAGTGAGAATCCCTGGGACAACAAGGCAGTCTATATGCTCTACACCGAGCTCTTCACAG GTTTCATCAAAGTGCTCCTGTACATTGCCTTCATGACCATCATGATTAAAGTCCACACCTTCCCCCTGTTTGCCATTCGGCCCATGTATCTGGCTATGAG GCAGTTCAAGAAAGCTGTAACAGACGCTATAATGTCTCGGAGAGCCATCCGCAACATGAATACACT aTACCCTGATGCTACCCCTGAAGATCTGCAAGCCTCCGACAACGTCTGTATTATCTGTCGAGAGGAAATGGTCACTGGAGCCAAGAAACTGCCTTGTAATCACATTTTCCACTCCAG CTGCTTACGCTCCTGGTTCCAGAGGCAGCAGACCTGTCCTACCTGTCGCATGGACGTCCTCCGCGCATCTAATAACAATCAGACTCCAGCGCCGGCCCAGGCCCCGCCCCCTGCCCCTGCAGCCCCCGCCAATGCTCCCGCAGCCCCACCTGGCAACG TGGCCCCCGCCATGTTACCTGGCTTTCCTCCTGGCATCTTCCCCTTCTGGGGTCCCTTCCCGGcagtgcctcctcctcctcctcctgctgcagcagctgcagctcctggtgCCACCGACGcaccacaaaacagcacagaggctACACAGGCAGCTG GTACCAGCCAGCCCACCTcgtccactgcagacacagcgGCAGCTGCTGATGCTCCAGGATCAGCAATGCCAGGCTTCCCCTTCtctttcccccctcctcccttccccaCTGCACCATGGCTGCCCAtgccaccacctcctcccttcA tgtcGTCgatgcctcctcctcctccgtctctgtcACGGttgtcagaggaggagctgagggagctGGAGGCAGAAGGCCGACGGGGCCTCGAGGCCAGGCTCCAGTGTCTCCAGAACATCCACACCCTGCTGGATGCCGCCATGCTCAACATCCACCATTACCTCAGCACCGTCGCCACACTCAC TCCTCCTCGGGCTGAGGGCAGCTCTGTAGAAGCCAGTGGGACAAATCACGCTGCTTCATCATCTGCAGCCGGCAGCAGCTCAGGCAGTCCCAGCCAGGAGAAGGACTCCACCACCT CTGAGCAGGTGGACGGAGCTACAGTCTCCTCTCAGCCAGCTGACTCTACTTCTGCTGCCTCGGACACAGAAAGACACGAATCAATGGACGAAGGAGTGGTGGTATTGGGGGAGGACGGCGAGCCCAACGCTGCTGAGCTGAGGCGCCGCCGCCTTCGTAAGCTAGagacggcagcagcagcagcagcatcgtcatcatcatcatcttccccCCCGCCAGACAACTGA
- the smad5 gene encoding mothers against decapentaplegic homolog 5 yields the protein MTSMSSLFSFTSPAVKRLLGWKQGDEEEKWAEKAVDALVKKLKKKKGAMEDLEKALSCPGQPSKCVTIPRSLDGRLQVSHRKGLPHVIYCRVWRWPDLQSHHELKPLEVCEYPFGSKQKEVCINPYHYKRVESPVLPPVLVPRHSEFNPQHSLLVQFRNLTHNEPHMPLNATFPESFQQPHSGGGSSSSGGGGGGGGGGSFPISPNSPYPPSPASSGTYPNSPASSGPSSPFQLPADTPPPAYMPPDEQLGQESQSMETSNSLVPPNMARGDVQPVEYEEPSHWCSIVYYELNNRVGEAYHASSTSVLVDGFTDPSNNKNRFCLGLLSNVNRNSTIENTRRHIGKGVHLYYVGGEVYAECLSDTSIFVQSRNCNYHHGFHPTTVCKIPSGCSLKIFNNQEFAQLLAQSVNHGFEAVYELTKMCTIRMSFVKGWGAEYHRQDVTSTPCWIEVHLHGPLQWLDKVLTQMGSPLNPISSVS from the exons ATGACCTCCATGTCCAGTCTCTTCTCCTTCACAAGCCCAGCAGTCAAGCGCCTGCTCGGCTGGAAGcagggagatgaggaggagaaatgggCAGAAAAGGCAGTGGATGCACTGGTGAaaaagctgaagaagaagaagggtgCCATGGAGGACCTAGAGAAAGCTCTGAGCTGCCCCGGGCAGCCCAGCAAGTGTGTTACCATTCCAAGATCACTGGACGGCCGGCTACAAGTTTCCCACAGGAAAGGTCTGCCTCATGTAATCTACTGCAGAGTGTGGCGCTGGCCAGACCTCCAGTCCCACCATGAGCTCAAGCCCCTGGAGGTATGCGAGTACCCGTTTGGGTCCAAACAGAAGGAGGTCTGCATCAACCCATATCACTACAAGCGAGTGGAGAGTCCTG TGCTCCCGCCTGTCCTGGTACCGCGGCACAGCGAGTTCAACCCACAGCACAGCTTGCTGGTACAGTTCCGCAATCTCACCCACAACGAGCCACACATGCCCCTGAATGCCACCTTTCCAGAGTCCTTCCAGCAGCCACACAGCGggggcggcagcagcagcagcggaggaGGCGGTGGCGGGGGCGGCGGCGGCTCTTTTCCCATCTCCCCCAACTCTCCGTATCCTCCCTCTCCAGCCAGCAGTGGTACTTATCCAAACTCTCCTGCCAGCTCGGGCCCTTCAAGTCCATTCCAGCTCCCAG CTGACACCCCACCCCCAGCCTACATGCCTCCTGATGAGCAGCTGGGCCAGGAGAGCCAGTCCATGGAAACGAGCAACAGCCTGGTGCCGCCGAACATGgccagaggag ATGTGCAACCAGTCGAGTACGAGGAGCCGAGCCACTGGTGCTCCATTGTCTACTATGAACTCAACAATCGTGTAGGTGAGGCTTACCATGCCTCATCGACCAGCGTGCTGGTGGATGGCTTCACTGACCCGTCAAACAACAAGAACCGCTTCTGCCTCGGACTGCTTTCCAATGTCAACCGCAACTCAACAATCGAGAACACCCGCAGACACATCGGCAAAG GAGTGCACCTGTACTATGTCGGAGGGGAGGTGTACGCAGAGTGCCTCAGCGACACCAGCATCTTTGTCCAGAGCCGTAACTGTAATTACCACCACGGCTTCCACCCAACTACTGTCTGCAAGATCCCCAGTGGATGTAGCCTCAAGATTTTCAACAACCAGGAGTTTGCTCAGCTTCTGGCCCAGTCAGTCAACCACGGCTTTGAGGCCGTCTATGAGCTTACAAAGATGTGTACCATTAGGATGAGCTTTGTCAAG GGCTGGGGAGCTGAGTATCACCGACAGGATGTCACCAGCACCCCCTGCTGGATCGAGGTGCACCTGCACGGGCCCCTCCAGTGGCTGGACAAGGTGCTAACACAAATGGGTTCACCTCTCAACCCAATCTCCTCTGTGTCCTAA